The Streptomyces sp. R28 region GTCAGGTCCGAGGCGGAGGGCGGGGGCATGCCGTCGGGACACGGCGAGTTGTCGGGGGCTCTCGCCCGTTCGGCCCTCGGAACGGGTCCGGTGCCTCGGCTCGCGGGCCGTTGTCAGTGGTCGCTGCAAGACTGGCTGCGGGTCGGAATTCCGGCGATCGCCGGCAAGGATCACGGTGATTGATCACGAAGGGGTGATCGGCATGGCGGGCACGAGGGGCGGACGTCCGAGCATCTTCCCGACGCTGCTGTACGCGGACGCGAAGGCGGCGATCAAGCAGCTCACGGAGGCCTTCGGCTTCACGGAGCTGGCGGTGCACGAGGGCGAGGACGGCTCGGTGGCACACGCCGAGCTGGTGCAGGGCGACGGCGCGGTGATGCTCGGCTCGAAGGGCACCGGCAGCGCCTTCGACAAGGCGATGAAGGGCGCGGGCACGACCGGGGTGTACGTCGTCGTGGACGACGTCGACGCACACCACCGACGGGCCGTGGAGCACGGCGCGGAGATCCTGATGCCCCCG contains the following coding sequences:
- a CDS encoding VOC family protein; translated protein: MAGTRGGRPSIFPTLLYADAKAAIKQLTEAFGFTELAVHEGEDGSVAHAELVQGDGAVMLGSKGTGSAFDKAMKGAGTTGVYVVVDDVDAHHRRAVEHGAEILMPPTDQDYGSRDYMARDVEGNVWSFGTYAPEIAG